The Hymenobacter sp. DG01 genome has a segment encoding these proteins:
- a CDS encoding peptidase domain-containing ABC transporter, whose product MAEHSESSLTPGQRLLRLVSAERRDIIYLYVYAALAGLISLTLPLGVQSVIGFVSSGDVSTSLVVLIGFIVFGTFVVGALQVMQLHLVEYIQQRLFARISFDFAVRLPRVRTESLNGQYLPELVNRLLDTPTLQKGLSTLLVEFTAAAIQILFGLILLSLYHYVFIAFGLLLIFLLALMVRFTGPNGLESSLTESKYKYRVVAWLEDVARTVHTFRHAPRQQMALNRTDNLVEGYLTARQSHFRVLVTQFWGFVAFKTLITAALLILGCWLLISKQINIGQFVAAEIVIILTISAVEKVLLKLDVVYDALTSLDKIGHVLDLPVLPARQGVALPLPDIDAGLRVEVRRLAYSYPGSTKQPIQDVTLSLEPGQHLGLAGFDGSGKTTLLRIMAGLLDDYTGVIAYDGLPLQDISSEALGLHVGDNISHQHLFEGTLLQNITLDQASINPEDVAWALELVGLRDDLYTRSQGLNSRIGIGTPLSDSVRQKLLLARALVRRPRLLLLDTFLPGVEPAERLRILSRLLNPAHPWTVVVASNDVRALELCPRLAVLREGRLVAEGPFATLSQQSDLRELI is encoded by the coding sequence ATGGCCGAGCATTCTGAATCTTCGCTTACGCCGGGCCAGCGCCTGCTGCGCCTGGTGTCTGCCGAGCGCCGCGACATTATTTACCTCTACGTGTACGCGGCCCTGGCGGGCCTCATCAGCCTTACCCTGCCGCTGGGTGTGCAGTCGGTAATTGGGTTTGTGAGCAGCGGCGACGTGAGCACCTCCCTGGTGGTACTCATCGGCTTTATTGTGTTCGGGACGTTTGTGGTGGGCGCCCTGCAGGTGATGCAGCTCCACTTGGTCGAGTACATTCAGCAGCGCCTGTTTGCCCGCATCAGCTTTGATTTTGCCGTGCGCCTGCCCCGGGTGCGGACTGAGTCGCTGAACGGCCAGTACCTGCCGGAGCTGGTTAACCGCCTGCTCGATACCCCTACCCTGCAAAAGGGCCTCTCCACGCTGCTGGTAGAGTTTACGGCCGCTGCCATTCAAATTCTGTTTGGCCTGATTCTGCTTTCCCTCTACCACTACGTCTTTATCGCCTTTGGGCTGCTGCTGATTTTCCTGCTGGCCCTGATGGTGCGCTTCACCGGCCCCAACGGCCTCGAGTCCAGCCTTACGGAGTCGAAGTACAAGTACCGGGTGGTAGCCTGGCTGGAAGACGTGGCCCGCACGGTGCACACCTTCCGGCACGCTCCGCGCCAGCAAATGGCGCTTAACCGCACCGATAACTTGGTGGAAGGCTACCTGACGGCCCGCCAGAGTCACTTCCGGGTGCTGGTAACTCAGTTCTGGGGCTTCGTGGCCTTCAAAACCCTCATTACGGCGGCCCTGCTGATTCTGGGCTGCTGGCTGCTGATCAGCAAGCAAATCAACATCGGGCAGTTCGTGGCCGCTGAAATCGTGATTATTCTGACCATTTCGGCCGTGGAGAAAGTGCTGCTGAAGCTGGACGTAGTGTACGATGCCCTGACTTCGCTCGACAAAATCGGGCACGTACTGGATTTGCCCGTGCTGCCCGCGCGCCAGGGGGTAGCATTGCCTCTGCCTGATATTGACGCGGGGCTGCGCGTAGAAGTGCGCCGCCTTGCCTACAGCTACCCCGGCAGCACCAAGCAACCCATTCAGGACGTAACCCTGAGTCTGGAGCCAGGGCAGCACCTGGGCCTGGCGGGCTTCGACGGCTCGGGCAAAACCACCCTGCTGCGCATTATGGCCGGCCTGCTCGATGACTACACGGGCGTTATTGCCTACGACGGCCTACCCCTGCAGGACATTTCCAGCGAGGCCCTGGGCCTGCACGTCGGCGACAACATCTCCCACCAGCACCTGTTTGAAGGCACTCTGCTGCAGAACATAACCCTCGACCAGGCCAGCATCAACCCCGAGGATGTGGCCTGGGCCCTGGAGCTGGTGGGCCTGCGCGACGACCTCTACACCCGGTCCCAGGGTCTGAACTCGCGCATCGGCATCGGCACGCCGCTTTCTGATAGCGTGCGCCAGAAGCTGCTGCTGGCCCGCGCCCTGGTGCGCCGTCCCCGCCTGTTGCTGCTCGATACCTTCCTGCCCGGCGTGGAGCCCGCCGAGCGCCTGCGCATCCTGAGCCGCCTGCTCAACCCGGCGCACCCCTGGACAGTGGTAGTGGCCTCCAACGACGTACGCGCCCTGGAACTGTGCCCCCGCCTGGCCGTGCTGCGCGAAGGCCGCCTGGTAGCCGAGGGGCCGTTTGCTACCCTCTCGCAACAGTCCGATCTGCGGGAGCTGATTTAA
- the dcd gene encoding dCTP deaminase: MILTDQQILAEIERGNIVIEPYDRSCLGTNSYDVHLGRYLATYRDAVLDARKHNEIDVFEIPEEGYVLQPGTLYLGVTEEYTESHAHVPFLEGKSSVGRLGIDIHATAGKGDIGFCNTWTLEISVSMPVRVYHLMPVGQLIYFAVQGDVETFYNRKANAKYNDRTVKPVESMMWKNKF; the protein is encoded by the coding sequence ATGATCCTTACCGACCAGCAGATTCTCGCCGAAATTGAGCGGGGCAACATTGTAATTGAGCCCTACGACCGGAGCTGCCTCGGCACCAACTCCTACGATGTGCACCTGGGCCGCTACCTGGCTACCTACCGCGACGCCGTGCTGGATGCCCGCAAGCACAACGAAATCGACGTTTTTGAAATCCCCGAGGAAGGCTACGTGCTGCAGCCCGGCACCTTGTACCTAGGTGTAACCGAGGAGTACACCGAGAGCCACGCCCACGTACCCTTCCTGGAAGGCAAAAGCAGCGTCGGCCGCTTGGGCATTGATATTCACGCCACGGCCGGCAAAGGCGACATCGGTTTCTGCAACACCTGGACCCTGGAAATCAGCGTTTCGATGCCTGTGCGGGTGTACCACCTCATGCCCGTAGGCCAGCTAATTTACTTCGCCGTGCAGGGCGATGTAGAAACCTTCTACAACCGCAAGGCCAACGCCAAGTACAACGACCGCACGGTGAAGCCCGTGGAGTCGATGATGTGGAAAAACAAGTTCTAA
- the dnaN gene encoding DNA polymerase III subunit beta codes for MKFIVSSSALLKQLQSINGVVTNNPVVPILENFLFEIEDGKLTITASDLETSMMTELPVEARESGRIAAPARILLDTLKNLPDQPVTFTLDEETYTIEIASSNGRYKLAGENATDFPRVPVVKGSAPVEIPSSSLSRAINKTIFAVSTDELRPAMTGILVQLADNQVTFVATDGHRLLRYRRSDVGAGQTANIIIPRKAFNLLKGALPSEATTVRVEFNNSNAFFSFNQMRLVCRLIDERYPDYENVIPVSNPNRLIISRQEILNSVKRISIYSNKTTHQVRLRLAGSELTVSAEDLDFSNEANEKLACQYDGEDMEIGFNAKFLTEMLSNIDSEEITLELSTPNRAGLLMPTTPDDNESILMLVMPVMLNNYV; via the coding sequence ATGAAGTTTATCGTCTCGTCTTCCGCCCTGCTCAAGCAGCTCCAGAGCATTAATGGCGTGGTCACGAACAACCCCGTGGTGCCGATTCTGGAGAATTTTCTCTTTGAAATCGAGGACGGCAAGCTGACGATTACGGCCTCCGATCTGGAAACCAGTATGATGACGGAGCTGCCCGTGGAGGCTCGCGAAAGCGGCCGCATTGCCGCGCCGGCCCGCATTCTGCTCGATACCCTCAAGAACCTGCCCGACCAGCCCGTGACCTTCACCCTGGACGAGGAAACCTACACCATTGAAATTGCCAGCTCCAATGGCCGCTACAAGCTGGCTGGCGAAAACGCCACCGACTTCCCCCGCGTGCCGGTAGTGAAGGGCTCGGCTCCCGTGGAAATTCCGTCGTCGTCCCTGTCGCGGGCTATCAACAAAACCATCTTCGCGGTAAGCACCGATGAACTGCGTCCCGCCATGACGGGTATTCTGGTGCAGCTGGCTGATAACCAGGTAACCTTCGTGGCTACCGATGGGCACCGCCTGCTGCGCTACCGCCGCTCCGATGTGGGCGCTGGTCAGACCGCCAACATCATCATTCCGCGCAAGGCCTTTAATCTGCTGAAAGGTGCTCTGCCCTCCGAGGCTACTACCGTGCGCGTGGAGTTCAACAATTCCAACGCCTTCTTCAGTTTCAACCAGATGCGCCTCGTGTGCCGCCTGATTGATGAGCGCTACCCCGATTACGAGAACGTAATTCCGGTAAGCAACCCCAACAGGCTCATTATCAGCCGCCAGGAGATTCTGAACTCGGTAAAGCGCATCAGCATCTACTCCAACAAAACCACTCACCAGGTGCGCCTGCGCCTGGCTGGCTCCGAGCTGACGGTATCGGCCGAGGACCTGGACTTCAGCAATGAAGCCAACGAAAAGCTGGCCTGCCAGTACGACGGCGAGGACATGGAAATCGGCTTTAACGCTAAGTTCCTGACCGAAATGCTGTCGAACATCGACTCCGAGGAAATCACCCTGGAGCTGAGCACGCCTAACCGCGCCGGCCTGCTCATGCCCACTACCCCCGATGACAACGAGAGCATCCTGATGCTGGTGATGCCCGTAATGCTGAACAACTACGTTTAA
- a CDS encoding HlyD family secretion protein has product MPFAEHPLEETNPQTARFNSFKHVQTPSTGRTLARWLGGLFVLIFLAGFLPWTQNIRSTGSLTTLRPQDRPQTVPSTIAGRIQQWRVREGQQVKKGDTLVEIAEIKEKYFDPELLQRTREQLAAKIAALEENRGKTVALGSQQDALRQGLSVSLDKARNKVSQTRLKVNSDEAELRAANNDFEIARQQLQRQEALYQQGLKSLTELEQRRLKFQESTAKRQAVENKLGASRQELVNAQLELSSLQAEYQDKLAKSESDRRSAVAYQFDSEGQIAKLRNELANLSIRSGYYHITAPQDGYVVRALKEGLGEIVKEGEAVVTVMPNAPALAAELYVKPMDIPLLSVGRKVRLQFDGWPALVFSGWPGTSFGTFGGRVAVIDNIDSQGQYRILVTPDPELEPWPKPLRVGSGVYGWALLDDVPIWYELWRQLNGFPPDFVGMPADAGKGGKDAKKADKGADSGGEEEAK; this is encoded by the coding sequence ATGCCTTTTGCTGAACATCCGCTTGAAGAAACCAACCCCCAGACGGCGCGGTTTAACTCGTTTAAGCACGTCCAGACGCCCAGTACCGGCCGCACCCTGGCCCGCTGGCTGGGCGGGTTATTCGTCCTGATTTTTCTGGCCGGCTTCCTGCCCTGGACCCAGAACATTCGCTCTACCGGCAGCCTTACCACCCTGCGCCCCCAGGACCGCCCCCAAACCGTGCCCAGCACCATTGCCGGCCGCATTCAGCAGTGGCGTGTACGCGAGGGCCAGCAGGTGAAAAAGGGCGATACGCTGGTGGAAATTGCCGAAATCAAGGAAAAGTATTTTGACCCCGAGCTGCTGCAGCGCACCCGCGAGCAGCTGGCGGCTAAAATTGCGGCTCTGGAAGAAAACCGGGGTAAAACCGTAGCCTTGGGCTCCCAGCAGGACGCCCTGCGCCAAGGCCTGAGCGTGAGCCTCGACAAGGCCCGCAACAAAGTATCCCAGACCCGGCTGAAGGTAAACTCCGACGAGGCCGAGCTGCGTGCCGCCAACAACGATTTCGAAATTGCCCGCCAGCAGCTGCAGCGCCAGGAAGCGCTGTATCAGCAGGGCCTCAAAAGCCTCACCGAGCTGGAGCAGCGCCGCCTGAAGTTTCAGGAAAGCACCGCCAAGCGCCAAGCCGTAGAAAACAAGCTGGGAGCTTCCCGCCAGGAGCTGGTGAATGCCCAGCTGGAGCTGTCCTCGCTGCAGGCTGAGTATCAGGACAAGCTGGCCAAGTCGGAGTCGGACCGCCGCTCGGCCGTGGCCTACCAGTTTGACTCGGAAGGGCAGATTGCCAAGCTGCGCAACGAGCTGGCCAACCTCAGCATCCGCTCGGGCTACTACCATATCACCGCCCCTCAGGACGGCTATGTGGTGCGGGCTTTGAAAGAAGGTCTGGGCGAAATTGTGAAGGAAGGTGAAGCCGTGGTGACGGTAATGCCCAACGCCCCGGCCCTGGCCGCCGAACTGTACGTGAAACCCATGGACATCCCACTGCTGAGCGTGGGCCGCAAGGTGCGTCTGCAGTTCGATGGCTGGCCTGCCCTTGTGTTTAGCGGCTGGCCTGGCACCAGCTTCGGTACGTTCGGGGGCCGCGTGGCCGTCATCGATAACATTGATTCCCAGGGGCAATACCGCATTCTGGTTACCCCCGACCCCGAGCTGGAACCCTGGCCCAAACCCCTGCGCGTAGGCTCGGGCGTGTATGGCTGGGCCCTGCTGGATGATGTGCCGATTTGGTATGAGCTCTGGCGCCAGCTCAACGGCTTCCCACCCGATTTCGTGGGGATGCCCGCCGATGCCGGCAAGGGCGGAAAAGACGCCAAGAAAGCCGATAAAGGTGCCGATAGCGGCGGAGAGGAGGAAGCGAAATGA
- a CDS encoding TolC family protein, with protein sequence MKHLLTRVASLYGGRQLSFGPIRRGRGLLLLLLWLAAAAPLQAQPTAPRPDSGQVFTLTDLLNYVALRHPVARQAGLLPERALQEVRYARGLFDPAATSKYYGKTFKGKEYFHDWDTQLRIPVWYGLDVKAGFERGVGAYVNPENYTSPAGLSYIGLSVPLAQGLLIDERRAAVRQAQALQGLAEAERRGALNKLLLQAAKDYWEWSLNYQRLQLLDRNTGLASVRLQAIRQRVLLGDLAAIDSVEALTEVQNRQATLSQARVQFRNATLLLSNYLWSEQQQPLDLPPAAVPQPLPGPTDWRALPPDSVAALAQLAQQIHPDLQKSRAKISQLSVEQRLLTNKLLPKLTLDYNLLQAGQPFNPEKPASLSGSYLENNYKLGVSFAYPLLLRQERAKLQLNRLKTREAELDLQQDTREVQTTVRSVANDWEALREQLALQEQVVRNAELLRNGEQIRFENGESSVFLINSREASLVSARVKLAELQSKYAQTQATLRWAAGGVPE encoded by the coding sequence ATGAAGCATCTGCTAACACGGGTTGCCAGCCTCTATGGGGGTAGGCAGCTTAGCTTTGGGCCGATTCGGAGGGGTAGGGGCTTGCTGCTCCTGCTGCTGTGGCTGGCTGCAGCCGCTCCCCTGCAGGCCCAGCCCACCGCCCCGCGCCCCGATTCGGGGCAGGTGTTTACCCTGACTGACTTGCTCAACTACGTGGCCCTGCGCCACCCGGTGGCGCGGCAGGCCGGGTTGCTGCCCGAGCGGGCCCTGCAGGAAGTGCGCTACGCCCGCGGCCTTTTCGACCCCGCCGCCACCAGCAAGTACTACGGCAAAACCTTCAAGGGCAAGGAGTATTTCCATGACTGGGATACTCAGCTCCGCATTCCGGTGTGGTACGGACTTGATGTGAAAGCCGGCTTCGAGCGGGGGGTCGGCGCTTACGTCAACCCCGAAAACTACACCTCGCCGGCCGGCCTGAGCTACATCGGGCTGTCGGTGCCGCTGGCCCAGGGGCTGCTGATTGACGAGCGCCGGGCGGCCGTGCGCCAGGCCCAGGCCCTGCAGGGCCTGGCTGAAGCCGAGCGGCGCGGCGCCCTGAACAAGCTGCTGCTGCAGGCCGCCAAAGACTACTGGGAGTGGAGCCTGAACTACCAGCGTCTGCAGCTTCTGGACCGCAACACGGGCCTGGCCAGTGTGCGTTTGCAGGCTATCCGGCAGCGGGTGCTACTCGGCGACCTGGCCGCCATCGACTCGGTGGAGGCGCTTACGGAAGTGCAGAACCGCCAGGCCACGCTTAGTCAGGCGCGCGTACAGTTTCGCAACGCTACTCTGCTGCTGAGCAACTACCTCTGGTCTGAGCAGCAGCAACCGCTTGACCTGCCACCAGCCGCCGTGCCCCAGCCCTTACCCGGCCCCACCGACTGGCGCGCCCTACCCCCCGATTCGGTGGCGGCCCTGGCGCAGCTGGCCCAGCAGATTCATCCGGACCTGCAGAAAAGTCGCGCTAAAATCAGCCAGCTAAGCGTAGAGCAGCGCCTGCTCACCAACAAGCTGCTGCCCAAGCTCACCCTCGATTACAACCTGCTGCAGGCCGGCCAGCCCTTCAACCCGGAAAAGCCGGCCAGCCTGAGCGGTAGCTACCTCGAAAACAACTACAAGCTGGGCGTGAGCTTTGCCTACCCCTTGCTGTTGCGCCAGGAGCGGGCCAAGCTCCAGCTCAACCGCCTGAAAACGCGTGAGGCCGAGCTGGACCTGCAGCAGGATACCCGCGAGGTGCAAACCACCGTGCGCAGCGTAGCCAACGACTGGGAGGCCCTGCGCGAGCAGTTGGCTTTGCAGGAGCAGGTAGTGCGCAACGCCGAGCTACTGCGCAATGGCGAGCAAATCCGCTTTGAAAACGGAGAAAGCTCGGTGTTTCTGATCAACTCCCGCGAAGCCAGTCTGGTATCGGCGCGGGTGAAGCTGGCGGAGCTGCAGTCCAAGTACGCGCAAACCCAGGCTACCCTGCGCTGGGCCGCCGGGGGCGTGCCGGAGTAG
- the hemL gene encoding glutamate-1-semialdehyde 2,1-aminomutase: MESSNLTTTPELNLNTSDTLFTRAKNHIPGGVNSPVRAFRAVGGHPVFMQSAKGAWLTDVDGNRYLDFINSWGPMILGHAPELVLEAVQQAVQGSLSFGAPTRREVEMAELIKQMVPSIEKVRLVNSGTEATMSAIRVARGFTGRDKIIKFEGCYHGHGDSFLIAAGSGALTLGAPDSPGVTQGVAQDTLTVPYNDLAAVEAVIQANEGQVAALILEPVVGNMGLVAPQPGYLQGLRELCTRHGIVLIFDEVMTGFRLARGGAQELYGITPDLTTLGKIIGGGMPVGAYGGRQDIMDNVAPAGKVYQAGTLSGNPIATAAGIAQLSYLNEHPELYDELNRITTRIADGTRQICQELGLNYTVNQVGSMFSVFFTSQPVTDLGSAKTSDTEAFGRYFRAMLHRGIYLAPAQYEALFVSTAITDDLVDHYLTACRESMREAHGL, encoded by the coding sequence ATGGAATCTTCCAACCTCACCACTACCCCCGAGCTGAACCTGAACACCAGTGATACCCTGTTTACCCGCGCCAAAAACCACATTCCGGGCGGGGTAAACTCGCCGGTGCGGGCTTTCCGGGCCGTGGGCGGCCACCCCGTGTTCATGCAGTCGGCTAAAGGCGCCTGGCTGACCGACGTGGACGGGAACCGCTACCTCGATTTTATCAACTCCTGGGGCCCCATGATTCTGGGTCATGCCCCGGAGCTGGTGCTGGAGGCAGTGCAGCAAGCCGTGCAGGGTTCCCTCTCGTTTGGAGCCCCCACGCGCCGCGAGGTGGAAATGGCCGAGCTTATCAAGCAGATGGTGCCCAGCATCGAGAAAGTACGTCTGGTAAACTCCGGCACCGAGGCTACCATGTCGGCTATCCGGGTGGCGCGGGGCTTCACGGGCCGCGACAAAATCATCAAATTCGAGGGCTGCTACCACGGCCACGGCGACTCCTTCCTGATTGCGGCCGGCTCCGGTGCCCTCACCCTGGGCGCCCCCGATTCGCCGGGCGTTACCCAGGGCGTGGCTCAGGATACGCTCACGGTCCCCTACAACGACCTGGCAGCCGTGGAAGCAGTTATTCAGGCCAACGAAGGTCAGGTAGCCGCCCTGATTCTGGAGCCGGTGGTAGGCAACATGGGCCTGGTAGCGCCCCAGCCGGGCTACCTGCAGGGTCTGCGCGAGTTGTGCACCCGCCACGGCATCGTGCTGATTTTTGATGAAGTAATGACCGGCTTCCGGCTGGCGCGCGGTGGTGCACAGGAACTCTACGGCATCACCCCTGACCTGACCACGCTGGGCAAAATCATTGGGGGTGGCATGCCGGTGGGCGCTTACGGTGGCCGCCAGGATATTATGGACAACGTGGCCCCCGCCGGCAAGGTGTACCAGGCGGGCACGCTTTCGGGCAACCCCATTGCCACGGCCGCGGGCATCGCCCAGCTTTCCTACCTCAACGAGCATCCCGAACTCTACGACGAGCTCAACCGCATTACCACCCGCATTGCCGACGGCACCCGGCAGATTTGCCAGGAGCTGGGCCTGAACTACACCGTGAACCAGGTGGGCTCCATGTTCAGCGTGTTCTTCACCAGCCAGCCCGTTACCGATCTGGGATCGGCCAAAACCTCCGATACCGAAGCTTTCGGGCGCTACTTCCGGGCCATGCTGCACCGGGGTATCTACCTGGCGCCGGCTCAGTACGAGGCCCTGTTTGTAAGCACGGCCATCACCGACGACCTAGTGGACCACTACCTCACCGCCTGCCGCGAATCGATGCGGGAAGCCCACGGGCTGTAA
- the gldC gene encoding gliding motility protein GldC — MKKSEIRFSIALDDQKVPEAISWSATDAGPDIHFAKAINIALWDRDERGTMKIDLWTKEMPVDEMKRFYVDTIGAMAESIVTATNDSVMATKMRDLCRQLMDHIEEEERKQR; from the coding sequence ATGAAGAAGTCTGAAATCCGCTTCAGCATTGCCCTCGACGACCAGAAAGTACCCGAGGCCATCAGCTGGTCGGCCACCGATGCGGGCCCCGATATTCACTTTGCCAAGGCCATCAACATTGCCCTCTGGGACCGGGACGAGCGTGGCACCATGAAGATTGACCTCTGGACCAAGGAAATGCCCGTTGATGAAATGAAGCGCTTCTATGTGGACACCATAGGCGCCATGGCCGAAAGCATCGTAACGGCCACCAACGATTCGGTAATGGCCACCAAAATGCGCGACCTGTGCCGCCAGCTGATGGACCACATTGAGGAAGAGGAGCGCAAACAGCGCTAG
- a CDS encoding ABC transporter substrate-binding protein: protein MRLYSLLSAAVFCGGLAWSGPVGAQQAPPKKAATPTPTGKAATPATARPASPTPAGAAKPGTSKPGSTPTTGTRPTAPATAKPAAPATTKPPTAAKPATPAATSKPAATTPPKPTGPPLPANLGSSDPATRYRNGKTLLDQTRYELAMQELQPITAPGSQFQRAPEAAYLYAVAASRAKKWAEAEQMLNLLRTEYSRWPNLPEAFFLQGQVSFEQGDFENALRVLGQLPPDRLVAERENMKATYLPRIKDKATFQALLKAYPQDAALARAYADKLANGGWYTDADKSQLDQLITQFALERTRYTPRPRAQKKSTYNIGVLLPFEFNDPGWETRRKNQFVTDLYAGMRLAQDSLQREGRPVQLFAYDTGADTLQLKQVLALPELAGMDMIIGPVYKSGSKILARYAQQKQIVVVNPLSQDGDLVLDNPWHYLFEPSTATQARQAAQFAFSRLGGPRTAVVLYEDSKDEAAFGQAYKQTYEALGGRVLQLRRINSDVEESLAAGFAGVDLKTLGHLVVASDGKKAGPYTFGVLKAQDARTPLIAYASWLENNRIGLGQLDARDVYFVHPKFVDRTSPGARRVRQLYTQRQNLPPSVFALSGFELLYYFANQLHQYGPAFQQPLANGGPVSGAVFQGIGYPEGSHDNQYVPLTKLERLEVEVLNPVGIR from the coding sequence ATGAGGCTTTACTCTCTCCTGTCTGCTGCCGTGTTCTGCGGAGGCCTTGCCTGGTCGGGGCCCGTGGGGGCTCAGCAGGCTCCCCCCAAGAAAGCGGCTACCCCCACTCCTACTGGTAAGGCTGCCACCCCGGCTACTGCCCGCCCGGCCTCCCCTACCCCGGCCGGTGCCGCCAAACCCGGCACCTCCAAGCCCGGCTCAACCCCAACAACAGGCACCCGGCCGACGGCCCCGGCCACAGCCAAGCCGGCGGCCCCGGCGACCACCAAACCGCCTACCGCCGCTAAACCGGCTACCCCGGCCGCCACATCCAAGCCAGCCGCTACTACGCCTCCTAAGCCCACGGGGCCACCGCTGCCCGCCAACCTGGGCTCCAGCGACCCGGCCACGCGCTACCGCAACGGCAAAACCCTGCTCGACCAGACCCGCTACGAGCTGGCTATGCAGGAGCTGCAGCCCATTACGGCGCCGGGCAGCCAGTTTCAGCGGGCCCCGGAAGCGGCATACCTCTATGCCGTGGCTGCCAGTCGGGCTAAAAAGTGGGCCGAAGCCGAGCAGATGCTCAACCTGCTGCGCACCGAGTACTCCCGCTGGCCCAACCTGCCCGAAGCCTTTTTTCTGCAGGGCCAGGTTTCCTTTGAACAGGGCGACTTCGAGAATGCCCTGCGCGTGCTTGGCCAGCTTCCGCCCGACCGGCTGGTGGCGGAGCGCGAAAACATGAAGGCCACCTACCTGCCCCGCATCAAGGACAAGGCTACCTTTCAGGCCCTACTGAAAGCCTACCCCCAGGACGCCGCCCTGGCCCGCGCCTACGCCGACAAGCTGGCCAACGGAGGCTGGTACACCGACGCCGACAAGTCCCAGCTCGACCAGCTTATCACCCAGTTTGCCCTCGAGCGCACCCGCTACACGCCCCGGCCCCGGGCCCAGAAGAAAAGCACCTACAACATCGGGGTGCTGCTGCCCTTCGAGTTTAATGACCCCGGCTGGGAGACGAGGCGCAAAAACCAGTTCGTGACGGACCTGTACGCCGGCATGCGCCTGGCCCAGGACTCCTTGCAGCGCGAGGGGCGCCCCGTGCAGCTTTTCGCCTACGATACCGGCGCCGATACCCTGCAGCTGAAGCAGGTGCTGGCCTTGCCCGAGCTGGCCGGTATGGACATGATTATCGGGCCGGTGTACAAATCGGGCAGCAAGATTCTGGCCCGCTACGCCCAGCAGAAGCAGATTGTGGTGGTCAACCCCCTCTCCCAGGACGGCGACCTGGTGCTGGACAACCCCTGGCATTATTTGTTCGAGCCCAGCACGGCTACCCAGGCCCGGCAGGCGGCCCAGTTTGCCTTTAGCCGCCTGGGCGGCCCGCGTACGGCCGTGGTGCTCTACGAAGACAGCAAGGACGAAGCCGCCTTTGGGCAGGCCTACAAGCAGACCTACGAGGCCTTGGGCGGGCGGGTGCTCCAGCTGCGCCGCATCAATTCCGATGTGGAAGAGTCCTTGGCCGCTGGCTTCGCGGGCGTCGACCTGAAAACCCTGGGCCACTTGGTGGTAGCTTCCGATGGCAAAAAAGCCGGGCCTTACACCTTCGGGGTGCTGAAAGCCCAGGACGCCCGCACTCCACTGATTGCCTACGCTTCCTGGTTGGAAAACAACCGCATTGGCCTGGGCCAGCTCGATGCCCGCGACGTGTACTTCGTGCACCCCAAGTTTGTGGACCGCACCAGCCCCGGCGCCCGCCGGGTCCGCCAATTGTACACCCAGCGCCAGAACCTGCCGCCTTCCGTGTTTGCGCTATCCGGCTTCGAGCTGCTGTATTACTTCGCCAACCAGCTCCATCAATACGGCCCGGCTTTCCAGCAGCCGCTGGCCAACGGCGGCCCGGTTTCGGGGGCTGTGTTCCAGGGCATCGGCTACCCCGAAGGCAGCCACGACAACCAGTACGTGCCCCTAACCAAGCTGGAGCGCCTGGAGGTAGAGGTGCTGAACCCTGTTGGCATCCGCTAG
- a CDS encoding TetR/AcrR family transcriptional regulator: MSASLRIEVNCKLYLRDPQQTVLGRRLLAESIRLIDEIGLERFTFRKLAQHMESTEASLYRYFENKHRLLGYLVSWYWAWLRFQIRFHTHNVPAAAQRLRLILGILTRAHRDDPTTTDLDEAALYRIVVRESSKAYLTHGVDEDNQAGLFREYKYLVADIARVVQELSPTYAHPHALVSTLVEAAQKQLFFARHLPSLTDTSANTTEQRIYCFLEGLLFGALHPPQPA; this comes from the coding sequence ATGAGTGCCTCGCTGCGCATAGAAGTAAACTGCAAACTGTACCTGCGCGACCCGCAGCAGACGGTGCTGGGCCGCCGTTTGCTGGCTGAAAGCATCCGGCTGATTGATGAAATCGGGCTGGAGCGGTTTACTTTCCGCAAGCTGGCCCAGCACATGGAGTCCACGGAGGCCTCCCTGTACCGCTACTTCGAAAACAAGCACCGCCTGTTGGGCTATCTGGTGTCGTGGTACTGGGCCTGGCTGCGGTTCCAAATCCGGTTTCATACCCACAACGTACCTGCCGCGGCCCAGCGCCTGCGCCTGATTCTGGGAATTCTGACCCGGGCCCACCGCGACGACCCTACTACCACTGACCTGGACGAGGCCGCCCTCTACCGCATTGTGGTGCGGGAGTCCTCGAAGGCCTACCTCACCCACGGCGTGGATGAGGACAACCAGGCCGGCCTATTCCGGGAGTACAAGTACCTGGTGGCCGATATAGCCCGCGTGGTACAGGAGCTGAGCCCCACCTATGCCCACCCCCATGCCCTGGTCAGTACCCTGGTAGAAGCGGCCCAGAAGCAGCTCTTTTTTGCCCGGCACCTGCCCTCCCTCACTGATACCTCCGCCAACACCACCGAGCAGCGCATCTACTGCTTTCTGGAAGGGCTGCTGTTCGGGGCCCTGCACCCGCCCCAGCCCGCCTGA